The following proteins come from a genomic window of Larimichthys crocea isolate SSNF chromosome III, L_crocea_2.0, whole genome shotgun sequence:
- the ccar1 gene encoding cell division cycle and apoptosis regulator protein 1 isoform X3 has product MAQFGGQKNPPWATQFAATAVSQPGHSGQSLDLNSLHSLGVQQPSLLGASPSVYSQQSALAAVSLSNQSAANYQLSQQTAALQQQAAAAAAAALQQSQINSALQQYQQQQQQQQQQQQQQQQQPPQQPPQQQLYNVPHQLPQPQQALLSQPPVALPTSLSLSNPQQTAQITVSYPTPRSSHQQQTQPQKQRVFTGVVNKLHDTFGFVDEDVFFQLSAVKGKTPQVGDRVLVEAVYNPNMPFKWNAQRIQTLPQLANQSSQPQPPNMMKAAPTMLQSLPPPNTFSVPAQGPPPSLLQAQLSAASLAPLLQNPPQPLLPQPPPKDVFPGGLLQPPVRMMPQPQPVRRIEPPPRFPSRNDRGPELILRTKEERSVFPQFFSRDRDRERRRSRERSPARKRSRDRSPRRDRSPRRPRRVVPRYTVQFSKFSLDGSSCDMMELRRRYQSLYIPSDFFDAVFTWVDAFPLTRPFQFSNACNFHILHKEVDPLVKNTAVLDPPDANHTYSAKVMLLANPSIEELYHKSCALAEDTQEVKDSFQHPARLIKFLVGMRGKDEAMAIGGHWSPSLDGADPERDPSVLIKTAIRCCKALTGIDLSLCTQWYRFAEIRYHRPEETHKGRTVPAHVETVVLFLPDVWHCLPTRSEWEVLSRRLREQLAEKLSAERKEADGEQEEEEKEDGESKDVSTPTHWAKLDPKSMKVNDLRKELDCRSLSSKGLKSQLIARLTKQLKVEEQVEESKEPEKPESKIPEEEEPSRTEEDREEEERKRQEELERQRRERRYILPDEPTIIVHPNWAAKNGKFDCSVMSLSVLLDYRLEDNKEHSFEVSLFAELFNEMLQRDFGYRIYKTLAAFPAKDEKKEKEKKAKKDAEKKEAEKREIKKEKEDETEEPAGKKTKEDEEEKKKSDEKSVKKEASRDEEENEDDGSTANAEEYDPMEAEDADDDDDDDKDDDDSNDRDRKDRKDDRKSSKERSSKDKEKKQMVTHNKELLMAFVYFDQSHCGYLLERDLEEILYTLGLHLSRAQIKKLLNKPVVRESCYYRKLTDRGKDEPVPSFNEAQIENLIGNRGLLPTPKARAQSEASESGNLIVYNGAMVDIGSMMQKLEKSEKSREEIEQKLMVQDAKMEEDAKAKAQLEQANKALSKELDEVKSTLSQTEQSLKAAEEQKTMYHDHMSKTSSTLMSTVKGLMAVLKKDEEVDESGDEVSGDHLRTPQTNGADE; this is encoded by the exons ATGGCCCAATTCGGGGGACAGAAAAATCCGCCGTGGGCAACTCAATTTGCCGCCACTGCGGTGTCCCAGCCGGGCCACTCGGGACAGTCTCTGGACCTCAACAGCCTGCACT CTCTTGGTGTGCAGCAGCCGTCTCTTCTGGGAGCGTCTCCTTCTGTTTACTCTCAGCAGTCAGCCCTAGCTGCGGTCTCTCTCAGCAACCAGTCTGCAGCAAACTATCAGCTGTCTCAGCAAACTGCTGCCTTGCAGCAgcaagctgcagcagctgccgcCGCAGCACTACAGCAG TCTCAGATTAATTCAGCCCTCCAGCAGtatcagcaacagcagcagcagcaacaacagcaacaacaacagcagcaacagcagcctcCCCAGCAACCCCCTCAACAACAACTGTACAATGTACCTCATCAG CTTCCACAGCCTCAACAGGCACTGCTTTCTCAG CCCCCCGTTGCCTTGCCCACCAGCTTAAGCCTGTCCAACCCCCAGCAGACAGCCCAGATTACCGTGTCCTACCCAACACCGCGTTCAAGccaccaacagcagacacaacCACAGAAGCAGCGAGTCTTCACTGGTGTCGTCAACAAGCTACATGACACATTTGGCTTTGTAGATGAAGATGTCTTCTTTCAGCTAAG TGCTGTGAAGGGGAAGACTCCTCAGGTGGGTGACAGGGTCCTAGTGGAAGCTGTGTACAACCCGAACATGCCCTTCAAGTGGAACGCCCAGCGCATCCAGACCTTACCTCAGCTAGCAAACCAGTCG agcCAGCCTCAACCTCCTAACATGATGAAGGCAGCCCCCACCATGCTACAGTCACTACCTCCCCCAAACACGTTCAGTGTTCCAGCCCAGggtcctcctccttccctcctgcAGGCCCAGCTGTCTGCTGCCTCTCTGGCCCCTCTCCTCCAAAACCCTCCCCAGCCTCTGCTACCACAGCCTCCACCCAAAG ATGTATTTCCCGGTGGTCTGCTTCAGCCCCCTGTGAGAATGATGCCACAGCCGCAACCTGTCCGACGGATTGAGCCCCCGCCTCGTTTCCCCAGTCGCAATGATCGAGGCCCTGAGCTCATCCTCAGGACTAAAGAGGAACGCAG TGTTTTCCCTCAATTTTTCAGTCGAGACAGAGACCGTGAGCGGAGACGGTCAAGAGAACGTTCACCCGCACGCAAACGTTCCAGAGATCGCTCTCCCAGACGTGACCGTTCACCTCGGCGGCCTCGCAGGGTGGTTCCTCGCTACACTGTCCAGTTTTCTAAGTTCAGCTTAGATGG CTCCAGCTGTGACATGATGGAGCTAAGAAGGCGCTATCAGAGCCTCTACATTCCCAGCGACTTCTTTGATGCCGTCTTCACCTGGGTCGATGCCTTCCCTCTAACGAGACCTTTCCAGTTTAGTAACGCCTGTAACTTCCACATCTTGCATAAAGAGGTAGATCCTCTAGTGAAGAATACAGCCGTGCTGGATCCTCCTGATGCCAACCACACCTACAGCGCTAAG gtgatgCTACTGGCTAACCCCAGTATAGAGGAGCTCTATCACAAGTCCTGTGCGCTGgcagaggacacacaggaaGTCAAAGACTCCTTCCAACATCCTGCTAGACTCATTAAG tttttggtgGGAATGAGAGGTAAAGATGAGGCCATGGCCATTGGTGGTCACTGGTCTCCCTCTCTGGATGGAGCTGACCCAGAGAGGGATCCTTCAGTCCTTATAAAGACAGCCATACGCTGTTGCAAGGCACTCACAGGCATAGACCTTAGTCTGTGCACTCAGTG GTATCGTTTTGCAGAGATTCGCTATCATCGGCCGGAGGAGACACACAAGGGGCGGACTGTCCCTGCTCATGTGGAGACAGTGGTTTTGTTTCTTCCGGATGTTTGGCATTGTCTTCCTACCCGCTCAGAGTGGGAGGTGCTGTCACGGCGACTCCGGGAGCAGCTGGCTGAGAAGCTGTCGGCCGAGCGAAAGGAGGCGGATGGAGAACAG gaggaagaggagaaggaggacggCGAATCAAAGGACGTTAGTACTCCCACTCACTGGGCTAAACTTGACCCGAAATCAATGAAG GTAAACGACCTGCGCAAGGAGCTTGATTGTCGCTCTCTAAGCTCTAAAGGGTTAAAGTCGCAGCTTATCGCTCGCCTCACCaagcagctgaaggtggaggagcaggtAGAGGAGTCCAAGGAACCAGAGAAACCAGAGAGCAAAATTCCTGAAGAAGAGGAGCCATCTCGCACCGAGGAAGACCGAGAG gaggaggaaaggaagagacAGGAGGAGCTTGAGCGCCAGCGGAGAGAAAGGCGCTACATCCTCCCTGATGAGCCTACCATCATCGTACACCCCAACTGGGCAGCCAAGAATGGCAAATTTGACTGCAGTGTCATGTCCCTGAGTGTGCTGCTGGACTACAGGCTGGAGGACAACAAGGAGCACTCTTTTGAG GTTTCCCTCTTCGCTGAGCTGTTTAACGAAATGCTCCAGAGAGACTTTGGCTACCGCATATATAAAACCCTCGCTGCTTTTCCCGCCAAAGAcgagaagaaggaaaaggagaagaaggccAAAAAGGACGCGGAAAAGAAGGAGGCTGAAAAACGCgaaataaagaaggaaaaagaagatgAGACTGAAGAGCCAGCAggaaaaaagaccaaagaggatgaggaggagaagaagaag AGCGatgaaaaatctgtgaaaaaggAGGCGTCTCGAGACGAAGAGGAGAACGAAGATGACGGCAGCACAGCTAATGCTGAGGAATATGACCCTATGGAGGCTGAAGATgcagatgatgacgatgatgatg ACAAGGACGATGACGACtcaaatgacagagacaggaaagacCGGAAAGATGACCGCAAGTCGTCAAAAGAGAGGTCCTCTAAAGACAAG GAGAAGAAGCAAATGGTCACACACAACAAGGAGCTGCTGATGGCGTTTGTCTACTTTGACCAGAGCCACTGTGGCTATTTGCTGGAGAGAGACTTGGAGGAGATCTTGTACACGCTGGGACTCCACCTTTCTCGTGctcag ATAAAGAAGCTTTTGAATAAACCGGTGGTTCGAGAGTCGTGTTACTATCGTAAACTGACAGACCGGGGAAAGGATGAGCCTGTCCCTTCCTTTAATGAAGCCCAGATAGAAAACCTCATAG gtaaCCGAGGACTACTTCCTACTCCAAAAGCTCGTGCTCAGTCAGAGGCCAGCGAGTCCGGTAATCTGATCGTGTATAATGGAGCCATGGTCGACATCGGCAGCATGATGCAGAAACTGGAGAAGAGTGAGAAATCAAGAGAGGAAATAGAGCAGAAGCTCATGGTGCAGGACGCCAAAATGG AGGAAGACGCTAAGGCGAAAGCACAGTTGGAGCAGGCCAACAAAGCCTTGTCTAAGGAGCTGGACGAGGTGAAAAGCACTCTGAGCCAAACTGAGCAGAGTCTGAAGgctgcagaggagcagaagacGATGTACCACGACCACATGAGCAAAACGTCCAGCACCTTGATGTCCACCGTCAAAGGACTCATGGCTGTGCTGAAAAAG GATGAAGAAGTAGACGAGTCTGGCGATGAAGTCAGTGGCGATCACCTCCGGACGCCTCAAACAAACGGCGCTGATGAATGA
- the ccar1 gene encoding cell division cycle and apoptosis regulator protein 1 isoform X4 — protein MAQFGGQKNPPWATQFAATAVSQPGHSGQSLDLNSLHSLGVQQPSLLGASPSVYSQQSALAAVSLSNQSAANYQLSQQTAALQQQAAAAAAAALQQSQINSALQQYQQQQQQQQQQQQQQQQQPPQQPPQQQLYNVPHQLPQPQQALLSQPPVALPTSLSLSNPQQTAQITVSYPTPRSSHQQQTQPQKQRVFTGVVNKLHDTFGFVDEDVFFQLSAVKGKTPQVGDRVLVEAVYNPNMPFKWNAQRIQTLPQLANQSSQPQPPNMMKAAPTMLQSLPPPNTFSVPAQGPPPSLLQAQLSAASLAPLLQNPPQPLLPQPPPKDVFPGGLLQPPVRMMPQPQPVRRIEPPPRFPSRNDRGPELILRTKEERSRDRDRERRRSRERSPARKRSRDRSPRRDRSPRRPRRVVPRYTVQFSKFSLDGSSCDMMELRRRYQSLYIPSDFFDAVFTWVDAFPLTRPFQFSNACNFHILHKEVDPLVKNTAVLDPPDANHTYSAKVMLLANPSIEELYHKSCALAEDTQEVKDSFQHPARLIKFLVGMRGKDEAMAIGGHWSPSLDGADPERDPSVLIKTAIRCCKALTGIDLSLCTQWYRFAEIRYHRPEETHKGRTVPAHVETVVLFLPDVWHCLPTRSEWEVLSRRLREQLAEKLSAERKEADGEQEEEEKEDGESKDVSTPTHWAKLDPKSMKVNDLRKELDCRSLSSKGLKSQLIARLTKQLKVEEQVEESKEPEKPESKIPEEEEPSRTEEDREEEERKRQEELERQRRERRYILPDEPTIIVHPNWAAKNGKFDCSVMSLSVLLDYRLEDNKEHSFEVSLFAELFNEMLQRDFGYRIYKTLAAFPAKDEKKEKEKKAKKDAEKKEAEKREIKKEKEDETEEPAGKKTKEDEEEKKKSDEKSVKKEASRDEEENEDDGSTANAEEYDPMEAEDADDDDDDDKDDDDSNDRDRKDRKDDRKSSKERSSKDKEKKQMVTHNKELLMAFVYFDQSHCGYLLERDLEEILYTLGLHLSRAQIKKLLNKPVVRESCYYRKLTDRGKDEPVPSFNEAQIENLIGNRGLLPTPKARAQSEASESGNLIVYNGAMVDIGSMMQKLEKSEKSREEIEQKLMVQDAKMEEDAKAKAQLEQANKALSKELDEVKSTLSQTEQSLKAAEEQKTMYHDHMSKTSSTLMSTVKGLMAVLKKDEEVDESGDEVSGDHLRTPQTNGADE, from the exons ATGGCCCAATTCGGGGGACAGAAAAATCCGCCGTGGGCAACTCAATTTGCCGCCACTGCGGTGTCCCAGCCGGGCCACTCGGGACAGTCTCTGGACCTCAACAGCCTGCACT CTCTTGGTGTGCAGCAGCCGTCTCTTCTGGGAGCGTCTCCTTCTGTTTACTCTCAGCAGTCAGCCCTAGCTGCGGTCTCTCTCAGCAACCAGTCTGCAGCAAACTATCAGCTGTCTCAGCAAACTGCTGCCTTGCAGCAgcaagctgcagcagctgccgcCGCAGCACTACAGCAG TCTCAGATTAATTCAGCCCTCCAGCAGtatcagcaacagcagcagcagcaacaacagcaacaacaacagcagcaacagcagcctcCCCAGCAACCCCCTCAACAACAACTGTACAATGTACCTCATCAG CTTCCACAGCCTCAACAGGCACTGCTTTCTCAG CCCCCCGTTGCCTTGCCCACCAGCTTAAGCCTGTCCAACCCCCAGCAGACAGCCCAGATTACCGTGTCCTACCCAACACCGCGTTCAAGccaccaacagcagacacaacCACAGAAGCAGCGAGTCTTCACTGGTGTCGTCAACAAGCTACATGACACATTTGGCTTTGTAGATGAAGATGTCTTCTTTCAGCTAAG TGCTGTGAAGGGGAAGACTCCTCAGGTGGGTGACAGGGTCCTAGTGGAAGCTGTGTACAACCCGAACATGCCCTTCAAGTGGAACGCCCAGCGCATCCAGACCTTACCTCAGCTAGCAAACCAGTCG agcCAGCCTCAACCTCCTAACATGATGAAGGCAGCCCCCACCATGCTACAGTCACTACCTCCCCCAAACACGTTCAGTGTTCCAGCCCAGggtcctcctccttccctcctgcAGGCCCAGCTGTCTGCTGCCTCTCTGGCCCCTCTCCTCCAAAACCCTCCCCAGCCTCTGCTACCACAGCCTCCACCCAAAG ATGTATTTCCCGGTGGTCTGCTTCAGCCCCCTGTGAGAATGATGCCACAGCCGCAACCTGTCCGACGGATTGAGCCCCCGCCTCGTTTCCCCAGTCGCAATGATCGAGGCCCTGAGCTCATCCTCAGGACTAAAGAGGAACGCAG TCGAGACAGAGACCGTGAGCGGAGACGGTCAAGAGAACGTTCACCCGCACGCAAACGTTCCAGAGATCGCTCTCCCAGACGTGACCGTTCACCTCGGCGGCCTCGCAGGGTGGTTCCTCGCTACACTGTCCAGTTTTCTAAGTTCAGCTTAGATGG CTCCAGCTGTGACATGATGGAGCTAAGAAGGCGCTATCAGAGCCTCTACATTCCCAGCGACTTCTTTGATGCCGTCTTCACCTGGGTCGATGCCTTCCCTCTAACGAGACCTTTCCAGTTTAGTAACGCCTGTAACTTCCACATCTTGCATAAAGAGGTAGATCCTCTAGTGAAGAATACAGCCGTGCTGGATCCTCCTGATGCCAACCACACCTACAGCGCTAAG gtgatgCTACTGGCTAACCCCAGTATAGAGGAGCTCTATCACAAGTCCTGTGCGCTGgcagaggacacacaggaaGTCAAAGACTCCTTCCAACATCCTGCTAGACTCATTAAG tttttggtgGGAATGAGAGGTAAAGATGAGGCCATGGCCATTGGTGGTCACTGGTCTCCCTCTCTGGATGGAGCTGACCCAGAGAGGGATCCTTCAGTCCTTATAAAGACAGCCATACGCTGTTGCAAGGCACTCACAGGCATAGACCTTAGTCTGTGCACTCAGTG GTATCGTTTTGCAGAGATTCGCTATCATCGGCCGGAGGAGACACACAAGGGGCGGACTGTCCCTGCTCATGTGGAGACAGTGGTTTTGTTTCTTCCGGATGTTTGGCATTGTCTTCCTACCCGCTCAGAGTGGGAGGTGCTGTCACGGCGACTCCGGGAGCAGCTGGCTGAGAAGCTGTCGGCCGAGCGAAAGGAGGCGGATGGAGAACAG gaggaagaggagaaggaggacggCGAATCAAAGGACGTTAGTACTCCCACTCACTGGGCTAAACTTGACCCGAAATCAATGAAG GTAAACGACCTGCGCAAGGAGCTTGATTGTCGCTCTCTAAGCTCTAAAGGGTTAAAGTCGCAGCTTATCGCTCGCCTCACCaagcagctgaaggtggaggagcaggtAGAGGAGTCCAAGGAACCAGAGAAACCAGAGAGCAAAATTCCTGAAGAAGAGGAGCCATCTCGCACCGAGGAAGACCGAGAG gaggaggaaaggaagagacAGGAGGAGCTTGAGCGCCAGCGGAGAGAAAGGCGCTACATCCTCCCTGATGAGCCTACCATCATCGTACACCCCAACTGGGCAGCCAAGAATGGCAAATTTGACTGCAGTGTCATGTCCCTGAGTGTGCTGCTGGACTACAGGCTGGAGGACAACAAGGAGCACTCTTTTGAG GTTTCCCTCTTCGCTGAGCTGTTTAACGAAATGCTCCAGAGAGACTTTGGCTACCGCATATATAAAACCCTCGCTGCTTTTCCCGCCAAAGAcgagaagaaggaaaaggagaagaaggccAAAAAGGACGCGGAAAAGAAGGAGGCTGAAAAACGCgaaataaagaaggaaaaagaagatgAGACTGAAGAGCCAGCAggaaaaaagaccaaagaggatgaggaggagaagaagaag AGCGatgaaaaatctgtgaaaaaggAGGCGTCTCGAGACGAAGAGGAGAACGAAGATGACGGCAGCACAGCTAATGCTGAGGAATATGACCCTATGGAGGCTGAAGATgcagatgatgacgatgatgatg ACAAGGACGATGACGACtcaaatgacagagacaggaaagacCGGAAAGATGACCGCAAGTCGTCAAAAGAGAGGTCCTCTAAAGACAAG GAGAAGAAGCAAATGGTCACACACAACAAGGAGCTGCTGATGGCGTTTGTCTACTTTGACCAGAGCCACTGTGGCTATTTGCTGGAGAGAGACTTGGAGGAGATCTTGTACACGCTGGGACTCCACCTTTCTCGTGctcag ATAAAGAAGCTTTTGAATAAACCGGTGGTTCGAGAGTCGTGTTACTATCGTAAACTGACAGACCGGGGAAAGGATGAGCCTGTCCCTTCCTTTAATGAAGCCCAGATAGAAAACCTCATAG gtaaCCGAGGACTACTTCCTACTCCAAAAGCTCGTGCTCAGTCAGAGGCCAGCGAGTCCGGTAATCTGATCGTGTATAATGGAGCCATGGTCGACATCGGCAGCATGATGCAGAAACTGGAGAAGAGTGAGAAATCAAGAGAGGAAATAGAGCAGAAGCTCATGGTGCAGGACGCCAAAATGG AGGAAGACGCTAAGGCGAAAGCACAGTTGGAGCAGGCCAACAAAGCCTTGTCTAAGGAGCTGGACGAGGTGAAAAGCACTCTGAGCCAAACTGAGCAGAGTCTGAAGgctgcagaggagcagaagacGATGTACCACGACCACATGAGCAAAACGTCCAGCACCTTGATGTCCACCGTCAAAGGACTCATGGCTGTGCTGAAAAAG GATGAAGAAGTAGACGAGTCTGGCGATGAAGTCAGTGGCGATCACCTCCGGACGCCTCAAACAAACGGCGCTGATGAATGA